In one window of Oncorhynchus gorbuscha isolate QuinsamMale2020 ecotype Even-year linkage group LG23, OgorEven_v1.0, whole genome shotgun sequence DNA:
- the st3gal5 gene encoding lactosylceramide alpha-2,3-sialyltransferase isoform X2: MRISKRCGSNRRLLLPLLVLGLMILLAVVTLNWFETESQMPLAWHVDPNHRKLVHSFVRGVLLNQCRPAFARKGVEARLQSSSHVTDPFLWRDTLLTREMFKYPPPFGFRDMHGKLKDVLNLLPAQPEQLKKECRRCVVLGNGGILRGLELGALLDQFDVVIRLNSGPLRNYSKDVGNRTSIRMSYPEGSPKVWEDVDPELQFVAVVYKAVDFKWIRAMINRQKVSLWDWLFFWQKVPEKIPVDLSKFRLLNLEIIRQMAMDLLAYSSPQKRLWGWDQNVPTMGISALNLATYLCDEVSLAGFGYNLSQKETPLHYYDNIPMTAMLGQNMHNVDRERALLRSLCMPAY; this comes from the exons ATGAGGATTTCAAAGCGTTGTGGCTCCAACAG ACGTTTGTTGTTGCCCTTGCTGGTCCTTGGGTTGATGATCTTACTGGCAGTTGTAACCCTTAATTGGTTTGAGACTGAATCACAGATGCCTTTGGCATGGCACGTGGATCCCAACCACCGAAAG CTTGTGCACTCTTTTGTACGGGGTGTTCTTTTGAACCAGTGCAGACCAGCCTTTGCCAGAAAGGGAGTAGAAGCAAGGCTCCAGAGCTCTAGTCATGTGACTgatcctttcctgtggcgggaCACACTGCTGACTCGAGAGATGTTCAAGTACCCCCCACCATTCGGGTTCCGTGACATGCATGGCAAACTGAAGGATGTCCTCAACCTCCTCCCTGCTCAACCAGAGCAGCTGAAGAAAGAGTGCAGACGCTGTGTGGTCTTGGGAAATGGAGGAATCCTCCGTGGCCTTGAGCTGGGCGCCCTGCTTGACCAGTTTGATGTTGTCATTAG GCTCAATAGTGGTCCTTTGAGGAACTACAGTAAAGACGTGGGGAACCGGACCTCTATCCGGATGAGCTACCCAGAGGGAAGCCCCAAGGTCTGGGAAGATGTGGACCCTGAGCTGCAGTTTGTGGCGGTGGTCTACAAGGCTGTAGACTTCAAGTGGATCAGAGCAATGATCAATAGACAGAAAGTT tcCCTTTGGGACTGGCTGTTTTTCTGGCAGAAGGTGCCAGAGAAGATTCCAGTAGACTTATCAAAGTTCCGTTTATTGAATCTGGAGATCATCAGGCAGATGGCGATGGACCTGTTAGCCTACTCCTCCCCACAGAAACGCCTCTGGGGCTGGGACCAG AACGTGCCCACCATGGGCATCTCAGCCCTCAACCTGGCCACCTACCTATGTGACGAGGTCAGCCTAGCAGGCTTTGGTTACAACCTCAGCCAGAAGGAGACGCCCCTGCATTACTATGACAATATACCCATGACCGCTATGCTGGGGCAGAACATGCACAACGTGGACCGTGAAAGGGCTCTCCTCCGGAGCCTG TGCATGCCAGCATATTGA
- the st3gal5 gene encoding lactosylceramide alpha-2,3-sialyltransferase isoform X1, whose product MRISKRCGSNRRLLLPLLVLGLMILLAVVTLNWFETESQMPLAWHVDPNHRKLVHSFVRGVLLNQCRPAFARKGVEARLQSSSHVTDPFLWRDTLLTREMFKYPPPFGFRDMHGKLKDVLNLLPAQPEQLKKECRRCVVLGNGGILRGLELGALLDQFDVVIRLNSGPLRNYSKDVGNRTSIRMSYPEGSPKVWEDVDPELQFVAVVYKAVDFKWIRAMINRQKVSLWDWLFFWQKVPEKIPVDLSKFRLLNLEIIRQMAMDLLAYSSPQKRLWGWDQNVPTMGISALNLATYLCDEVSLAGFGYNLSQKETPLHYYDNIPMTAMLGQNMHNVDRERALLRSLVREGTVSDLTGGLHCTFCPS is encoded by the exons ATGAGGATTTCAAAGCGTTGTGGCTCCAACAG ACGTTTGTTGTTGCCCTTGCTGGTCCTTGGGTTGATGATCTTACTGGCAGTTGTAACCCTTAATTGGTTTGAGACTGAATCACAGATGCCTTTGGCATGGCACGTGGATCCCAACCACCGAAAG CTTGTGCACTCTTTTGTACGGGGTGTTCTTTTGAACCAGTGCAGACCAGCCTTTGCCAGAAAGGGAGTAGAAGCAAGGCTCCAGAGCTCTAGTCATGTGACTgatcctttcctgtggcgggaCACACTGCTGACTCGAGAGATGTTCAAGTACCCCCCACCATTCGGGTTCCGTGACATGCATGGCAAACTGAAGGATGTCCTCAACCTCCTCCCTGCTCAACCAGAGCAGCTGAAGAAAGAGTGCAGACGCTGTGTGGTCTTGGGAAATGGAGGAATCCTCCGTGGCCTTGAGCTGGGCGCCCTGCTTGACCAGTTTGATGTTGTCATTAG GCTCAATAGTGGTCCTTTGAGGAACTACAGTAAAGACGTGGGGAACCGGACCTCTATCCGGATGAGCTACCCAGAGGGAAGCCCCAAGGTCTGGGAAGATGTGGACCCTGAGCTGCAGTTTGTGGCGGTGGTCTACAAGGCTGTAGACTTCAAGTGGATCAGAGCAATGATCAATAGACAGAAAGTT tcCCTTTGGGACTGGCTGTTTTTCTGGCAGAAGGTGCCAGAGAAGATTCCAGTAGACTTATCAAAGTTCCGTTTATTGAATCTGGAGATCATCAGGCAGATGGCGATGGACCTGTTAGCCTACTCCTCCCCACAGAAACGCCTCTGGGGCTGGGACCAG AACGTGCCCACCATGGGCATCTCAGCCCTCAACCTGGCCACCTACCTATGTGACGAGGTCAGCCTAGCAGGCTTTGGTTACAACCTCAGCCAGAAGGAGACGCCCCTGCATTACTATGACAATATACCCATGACCGCTATGCTGGGGCAGAACATGCACAACGTGGACCGTGAAAGGGCTCTCCTCCGGAGCCTGGTGAGGGAAGGGACTGTATCAGACCTCACAGGGGGCCTGCACTGCACCTTCTGCCCCAGCTGA
- the polr1a gene encoding DNA-directed RNA polymerase I subunit RPA1, whose amino-acid sequence MLFGKEVPWRRLEGMTFGMYTAEEIRKLSVKNITNFRFLDNVGNVAPNGLYDLSLGPADSKEVCSTCMQDFNNCPGHLGHIELPLPVYNPLFFDKLYLLIRGSCLNCHMLSCPRAAIHLLLNQLKLLDVGALQEVYELEHVLNQFLEGNVQASGVEIQVVLEDYCAHVNKRKTGDDHSSPIKHICEKKNKLITLFWRVQMNSRKCPHCKSGRSQVRREHNSKLIVTLPAAMYKDGAIKGPDEEDGMAGKRGYLTPSTARDHIAKLWDKEGFFLKCLFSGLEELESSPSGFYPDLFFMELMVVPPCRYRPINRLGDQMFTNGQTVNMQAVMKDSGVIQKLLALLAGEKLKEKELQLEEVQEADPSQTDQAFLAGIPGATLTDKLYNTWIRLQSHVNIVFDSDMDKLMTEKYPGIRQILEKKDGLFRKHMMGKRVDYAARSVICPDMYIGTNEIGVPMVFATKLTYPQPVTPWNVKELRQAVLNGPNVHPGASMVINEDGSRTILSSTNLTQREAIAKQLLTPCTGQHMMPMKIVNRHIKNGDVLLLNRQPTLHRPSIQAHCARILPGEKVLRLHYANCKAYNADFDGDEMNAHFPQSELGRAEAYTLVSTDQQYLVPKDGKPLAGLIQDHMVSGTRMTIRGCFFSRDQYTELVYRGLTDKVGRVKLLPPAILKPFPLWTGKQVVSTLLMNVIPGNHIPLNLTGKAKIPSKVWIKESPRCVPGYKPETMCDSQVIFRQGELLVGVLDKAHYGSSAYGLVHCCYELYGGETSGKLLSCLARLFTAYLQLYRGFTMGVEDILVKRGANRQRKQIIKESVTCGTKALQAAFNLPDTVDESEARGRWQDAHLNPDQRDFNMVDLKFKEVANQVNNDINKVVMPLGLHCSFPENNLQLMVQSGAKGSTVNTMQISCLLGQIELEGRRPPLMPSGKSLPCFQPYESSPRSGGFVSGRFLTGINPPEFFFHCMAGREGLVDTAVKTSRSGYLQRCVIKHLEGLVVQYDLTVRDSDGSVVQFLYGEDGLDVPKTQFLQPRQFPFIQDNYEVIRKSKCLDEVLAKLDPQAATNHFKAIRKWKAKREHLSPREGAFLLFSQKKLKKAERQALENLANGRDTATLKLVDRWSSLDQDSRSKYLKKTSHCPEPCLSLFRPDISFGSVSETFESIVESYLKDIQVKQLPEGSSKNLDAQRLKHLLQLKWQRALCDPGEAVGLLAAQSIGEPSTQMTLNTFHFAGRGEMNVTLGIPRLREILMIASSSIKTPMMSIPVLNSKKAIKRVKTLRKKLTRVCLAEVLHKVDVLETLRVKNKQQKDRVFKIIFRFLSPERYQEDKMLTPHQILHYMENRFFRLLLEAIKKRNTKLASINAVETRKATVRDNDQDVGDSSARQESGEGDGEEESMIVDDVGNEGDADASDAKRRENQEEEVDYESEEGEDAEGEDLVEEKEEPAEENSEEVPDEVPGDLATEEPGGAGARKRSKQKSTHTQDSMRVNTVLETSSSIEGYSYDSQQGLWCEVTLILPVSKVHFDLTSLVVAVAQNAVVMETKGITRCLLSEVTKKDGSKELELKTEGINMHELFNHSEILDVNRLYSNEVHAMANTYGIEVALRVIEKEIKDVFAVYGIEVDPRHLSLVADYMCFEGVYKPLNRFAIQSNSSPLQQMTFETSYKFLKQATMLGSRDKLVSPSACIVVGKVVKGGTGIFDLKQPLQ is encoded by the exons ATGCTTTTTGGGAAAGAAGTACCATGGAGGCGGCTGGAGGGAATGACATTTGGAATGTACACTGCAGAAGAAATAAG AAAGTTGAGTGTCAAGAACATAACCAACTTCAGATTCCTGGATAATGTTGGTAATGTTGCCCCCAATGGCCTCTATGACCTGTCATTGGGCCCAGCTGATTCCAAAGAGGTGTGCTCCACCTGTATGCAAGACTTCAACAACTGCCCTGGGCACCTTGGGCACATCGAGCTACCCTTACCCGTATACAACCCACTCTTCTTTGAT AAACTGTACCTGCTGATCCGAGGGTCATGTCTGAACTGCCACATGCTGTCCTGCCCCAGAGCAGCGATCCATCTCCTGCTGAACCAGCTGAAGCTGTTGGATGTGGGAGCTCTACAGGAGGTCTATGAGCTGGAGCATGTGCTGAACCAG TTCCTGGAAGGCAATGTCCAAGCTTCTGGGGTTGAGATCCAGGTGGTGTTAGAGGACTACTGTGCTCATGTCAACAAACGGAAGACAGGCGACGATCACAGCTCACCA ATCAAGCATATCTGTGAGAAGAAGAACAAGCTTATAACACTCTTCTGGAGGGTCCAAATGAACTCCAGGAAATGCCCTCACTGCAA GAGTGGCCGATCACAAGTGCGCAGGGAGCACAACAGCAAACTGATTGTCACCTTGCCTGCGGCTATGTATAAAGATGGTGCCATCAAGGGACCCGATGAAG AAGATGGGATGGCTGGAAAACGTGGATACTTGACCCCTAGCACGGCACGGGATCACATCGCCAAACTTTGGGATAAAGAAGGTTTCTTCCTGAAGTGTTTGTTCTCTGGACTGGAGGAGTTGGAGAGCTCACCCAGTGGCTTTTACCCTGACCTTTTCTTCATGGAGCTTATGGTGGTCCCTCCATGCAG GTATCGGCCCATTAACCGTCTGGGAGACCAGATGTTCACTAACGGCCAGACGGTTAACATGCAGGCAGTGATGAAGGACAGTGGCGTTATCCAGAAGCTCCTAGCACTTCTAGCTGGAGAGAAGCTGAAGGAAAAGGAGTTGCAGCTGGAGGAG GTACAGGAAGCCGACCCCTCTCAGACAGACCAGGCCTTCCTGGCAGGGATCCCCGGTGCCACACTCACAGATAAACTCTACAACACCTGGATTCGGCTCCAGAGTCACGTCAATATAGTCTTTGACAGTGACATGGACAAACTGATGACGGAGAAGTACCCTGGCATTCGTCAG ATCTTAGAGAAGAAGGATGGTTTGTTCAGGAAGCACATGATGGGCAAACGTGTGGACTATGCAGCACGCTCTGTTATTTGTCCTGACATGTACATTGGGACCAATGAGATTGGAGTACCCATG GTGTTTGCCACAAAGCTGACTTACCCCCAACCTGTGACGCCTTGGAATGTTAAGGAGCTGAGGCAGGCAGTTCTGAACGGGCCCAATGTTCACCCTGGGGCCTCCATGGTCATTAACGAGGACGGCTCCCGCACCATCCTGAGCAGTActaacctcacccagagagaggCCATCGCCAAGCAGCTCCTCACACCCTGCACCGGGCAGCACATGATGCCCATGAAGATA GTGAATCGTCACATCAAGAATGGTGACGTCCTGCTCCTCAACCGGCAGCCAACACTGCATCGGCCGTCCATCCAGGCTCACTGCGCCCGCATCCTGCCAGGGGAGAAAGTGTTAAGGCTTCACTACGCTAACTGTAAGGCCTACAACGCTGACTTTGATGGGGATGAGATGAATGCCCATTTCCCTCAGAGTGAACTGGGCAGGGCTGAGGCCTACACACTTGTCAGCACTGACCAGCAGTACCTTGTGCCCAAG GATGGGAAGCCTCTGGCAGGTCTGATCCAGGATCACATGGTGTCAGGCACTAGGATGACCATCCGCGGCTGCTTCTTCTCCCGTGACCAGTACACTGAGCTGGTCTACCGAGGTCTGACCGACAAGGTCGGCAGAGTCAAGCTGCTGCCGCCCGCCATACTCAAACCATTCCCTCTCTGGACTGGGAAACAG GTGGTGTCTACACTACTGATGAACGTCATCCCAGGAAACCACATCCCTCTGAACCTGACAGGGAAGGCCAAGATCCCCAGTAAGGTCTGGATCAAGGAGTCTCCACGCTGTGTTCCTGGctacaagcctgaaaccatgtGTGACTCCCAG GTGATCTTCCGTCAGGGAGAGTTGCTAGTGGGGGTGTTGGACAAGGCCCACTATGGCAGCTCAGCATATGGCCTGGTCCACTGCTGCTATGAGCTATATGGAGGAGAGACCAGTGGTAAACTCCTCAGCTGCCTGGCTCGCCTCTTCACTGCCTACCTCCAGCTGTACCGGGGGTTCACTATGG GTGTGGAGGATATCTTGGTGAAACGAGGAGCCAACAGACAGAGAAAGCAGATCATAAAAGAGTCTGTCACGTGTGGGACTAAG GCCTTGCAGGCAGCCTTTAACCTGCCTGACACCGTGGACGAGAGTGAGGCTAGGGGCCGCTGGCAGGACGCCCACCTCAACCCAGACCAGAGAGACTTCAACATGGTGGACCTCAAGTTTAAGGAGGTGGCCAATCAGGTCAACAACGACATCAACAAG GTGGTCATGCCCCTGGGTCTCCACTGCAGCTTCCCTGAGAACAACCTCCAGCTGATGGTGCAGTCTGGGGCTAAAGGCTCCACTGTCAATACCATGCAG atCTCCTGTCTGCTGGGTCAGATTGAGCTGGAGGGTCGACGTCCTCCCCTGATGCCTTCTGGGAAATCTCTGCCATGCTTCCAGCCGTATGAAAGTTCGCCCCGCTCTGGAGGTTTTGTGTCTGGCAGGTTCCTGACAGGAATCAATCCCCCG GAGTTTTTCTTCCATTGCATGGCTGGCCGGGAGGGTCTGGTAGATACAGCTGTTAAGACCAGTCGATCAGGGTACCTTCAGAG ATGTGTGATCAAACACCTGGAGGGCCTGGTGGTTCAGTATGACCTGACTGTGAGGGACAGTGATGGCAGCGTGGTCCAGTTTCTCTATGGAGAGGATGGTCTGGACGTCCCCAAGACACAGTTCCTCCAGCCAAGGCAGTTTCCCTTCATACAGGACAACTATGAG GTCATCAGAAAGTCCAAGTGCTTGGATGAGGTCCTGGCCAAACTGGACCCTCAGGCTGCCACCAACCATTTCAAAGCCATCAGGAAGTGGAAAGCCAAGAGGGAGCATCTTTCTCCCAGGGAGGGGGCCTTCCTGCTCTTCTCCCAGAAGAAACTGAAGAAGGCAGAGCGCCAGGCTCTAGAGAACCTGGCCAATGGCAGGGATACTGCCACTCTGAAG TTGGTGGATAGATGGAGTTCtctagaccaggacagcagatCTAAGTACCTGAAGAAGACTTCACACTGTCCTGAGCCCTGCCTGAGCCTGTTCAGGCCTGACATCTCATTTGGGTCAGTGTCGGAGACGTTTGAAAGCATTGTGGAGTCCTATCTAAAGGACATCCAAGTCAAGCAGTTACCTGAGGGAAGCTCGAAGAACCTTGATGCACAAAG ACTAAAGCATCTGCTGCAGCTGAAGTGGCAGCGAGCCCTGTGTGACCCAGGGGAGGCGGTGGGTCTGCTGGCTGCTCAGAGCATCGGAGAGCCCTCCACCCAGATGACCCTCAACACTTTCCATTTTGCCGGCAGGGGGGAGATGAACGTTACCCTCGGTATCCCAAG GCTTAGAGAAATATTGATGATTGCCAGTTCCAGCATCAAGACTCCGATGATGAGTATTCCTGTGTTAAACAGTAAAAAAGCCATCAAGCGGGTGAAGACACTAAGGAAGAAGCTGACTCGCGTGTGTCTAGCTGAG GTGTtgcacaaagtggatgtcctGGAGACACTCCGGGTGAAGAACAAACAACAGAAGGACCGCGTCTTCAAGATCATCTTCCGCTTTCTTTCCCCAGAGCGCTACCAGGAAGACAAGATGCTGACTCCCCATCAGATCCTCCACTACATGGAGAACAG ATTCTTCCGCCTACTACTGGAGGCCATTAAGAAGCGCAATACCAAGCTGGCCTCTATCAACGCAGTGGAAACACGCAAGGCTACAGTACGAGATAATGACCAGGATGTAGGGGACTCCTCAGCTAGACAG gagagtggagaaggggatggggaggaggagagcatgATTGTGGACGATGTGGGGAATGAGGGAGACGCTGACGCCTCAGATGCGAAAAGGAGAGAGAATCAGGAGGAAGAAGTGGATTAtgagagtgaggagggagaggatgctGAGGGAGAGGACCTGGTGGAGGAAAAAGAGGAGCCGGCAGAGGAGAACTCTGAAGAGGTGCCTGATGAGGTGCCCGGTGACCTGGCCACTGAAGAGCCTGGTGGTGCTGGGGCAAGGAAGAGGTCGAAGcagaaaagcacacacacacaggacagcatGAGGGTCAACACTGTGCTGGAAACTAGTTCCAGCATCGAGGGCTATTCCTATGACAGCCAGCAGGGTCTCTGGTGTGAG GTTACGCTCATCCTGCCTGTCAGCAAGGTGCACTTTGACCTGACGTCGCTGGTGGTGGCCGTGGCCCAAAATGCAGTGGTGATGGAGACTAAGGGCATCACCAGATGTCTGCTCAGTGAGGTCACTAAGAAAGATGGCTCCAAGGAGCTGGAGCTCAAAACTGAGGGCATCAACATGCACGAGCTGTTTAACCACAGTGAA ATTCTTGATGTGAATCGGCTGTACTCCAATGAGGTCCACGCCATGGCAAACACGTACGGCATTGAGGTGGCCCTGAGAGTCATTGAGAAGGAAATTAAAGATGTCTTCGCTGTCTACG GTATTGAGGTGGACCCCAGGCATTTATCCTTGGTGGCAGACTACATGTGTTTTGAGGGCGTGTACAAACCTCTCAACCGCTTCGCCATTCAGTCCAACTCTTCTCCACTGCAACAGATGACCTTCGAGACGAGCTACAAGTTCCTGAAGCAGGCCACTATGTTGG GCTCCCGTGATAAGTTGGTCTCTCCCTCAGCTTGCATAGTGGTGGGTAAGGTTGTAAAAGGAGGGACTGGGATCTTTGATCTGAAGCAGCCATTGCAATAA
- the ptcd3 gene encoding pentatricopeptide repeat domain-containing protein 3, mitochondrial, with translation MAAPGKHVGHYIYKNGRFLLSNFEQFCFRRNFGWSVVVCQQNASTERESAEAIVIPKKKMWSKWAVLQALASTVNRDPTAPHYMFQDDPYLTPRTSAEFKLYSLSQESGRMAANHIVNKNPKFFQKDFAEPHIPCLMPETMELCIEEVSEAALLERIMLRKVKAAVDMYDQLLQAGTTVSPDASNDLLDLICLYGDRDPVQDDKPEAEDVAQEVQEEGRRRKGRLRRASDLVRIVWRENNNAERIFNLLPERDTRAYSALIRGMVKYGAHVKAFNTYTDMLNNRLTADVHTFNALISAAPEVRERYTEKWDLIVDLLNQMNEQKVKPNLLTFNALLKALRRCGSLARAQSLHTLSEMKAMGIAPSLASFDHVLGIFYKAASPSQGQTDILQEVMTEVAGRTFVAQDPDDVNFFSSAMRICLDTKDIEAAYKVHDLLSVGENWRMLGDSFQQSIYYGRMFNLLCMMEHIDVVLKWYKELIPSLYYPNPQGMRDLLQALDTDNRLDMIPQIWKDIRRMGHDNKSDLVDELLSLMARDKHSPEIQESFAVCALDVKSLYEQGQGARMALEWTATAMTNITSVLLAAQKKQQAWDMLKLFKTKNRVPSEELMEEFLASIKSSNDPRHAMELVQISASFCLPSTPKLAERVLQAFELSEEQKTILSELEVSTEVSE, from the exons ATGGCGGCCCCCGGTAAACACGTAGGGCATTACATTTACAAGAATGGTCGCTTTCTTCTAAGTAATTTTGAACAATTCTGTTTTCGGAG GAACTTTGGATGGAGTGTAGTCGTTTGTCAACAAAATGCATCAACTGAAAGAG AGTCTGCAGAGGCAATTGTCATTCCCAAAAAGAAAATGTG GAGCAAATGGGCTGTGCTGCAGGCTCTTGCATCCACTGTCAACAGG GACCCCACTGCACCACATTACATGTTCCAGGATGATCCTTATCTTACTCCAAGGACGTCTGCAGAGTTT AAATTATACTCCCTCTCCCAGGAGTCTGGCAGAATGGCAGCTAACCACATTGTCAACAAAAACCCGAAGTTCTTCCAGAAAGACTTTGCTGAACCACATATTCCA TGCTTAATGCCAGAGACCATGGAGCTGTGTATTGAGGAAGTGAGTGAGGCAGCGCTGCTGGAGCGCATCATGCTGAGGAAGGTGAAGGCTGCAGTAGACATGTACGATCAGCTGCTACAGGCAG GCACCACCGTGTCTCCTGATGCTTCTAATGACCTGCTGGACCTTATTTGTCTCTATGGAGATCGTGACCCTGTGCAAGATGACAAGCCAGAGGCAGAAGATGTG GCTCAGGAGGTGCAGGAGGAGGgcaggaggaggaaagggaggctGCGGAGAGCCTCCGACTTAGTGAGGATAGTTTGGAG GGAGAACAACAATGCAGAGAGGATCTTTAACCTTCTTCCAGAACGTGACACACGAGCATACTCGGCTTTGATCAGAGGCATGGTGAAG TATGGAGCTCATGTGAAGGCATTCAATACATACACAGACATGCTGAACAACAGACTGACTG CGGATGTCCACACCTTCAATGCTCTGATCTCTGCGGCACCAGAAGTCCGGGAGAGGTACACTGAGAAATGGGACCTGATTGTT GACTTACTAAATCAGATGAATGAGCAGAAGGTGAAGCCCAATCTGCTGACGTTTAATGCTTTGCTGAAGGCCCTTCGTCGCTGTGGCTCCTTAGCCAGGGCTCAGTCTCTGCACACGCTCAGTGAGATGAAGGCTATGGGCATTG CACCCAGTTTGGCTTCTTTTGACCATGTTCTGGGCATTTTCTACAAAGCAG CGTCTCCTTCCCAAGGGCAGACTGATATCCTACAGGAAGTGATGACTGAGGTGGCAGGAAGGACATTCGTTGCTCAGGATCCAGATGATG TAAACTTTTTCTCCAGTGCCATGAGAATT TGTCTGGATACCAAGGACATTGAGGCAGCGTACAAGGTGCATGACCTGCTCAGTGTGGGAGAGAATTGGAGGATGCTGGGAGATTCCTTCCAACAGAGTATCTATTA tggcagaatgtTCAACCTGCTCTGCATGATGGAACACATAGATGTGGTGCTGAAGTGGTACAAAGAACTGATTCCTTCT CTCTATTACCCCAATCCACAAGGAATGAGAGATCTGCTCCAGGCACTGGACACTGATAACAGATTGGACATGATCCCACAGATATGGAAAG ACATCCGACGGATGGGGCATGACAACAAGTCTGATTTAGTGGATGAGCTGCTGTCACTAATGGCCAGGGACAAGCACAGCCCTGAG ATCCAGGAGTCTTTTGCAGTGTGTGCGCTGGATGTTAAGAGCCTGTATGAGCAGGGTCAAGGAGCCAGGATGGCTCTGGAGTGGACAGCCACTGCCATGACCAACATAACCTCTGTCCTACTGGCAGCCCAGAAGAAGCAGCAGGCATG GGATATGTTGAAGCTCTTCAAGACCAAAAACAGAGTTCCATC TGAGGAGCTGATGGAGGAGTTCCTGGCCAGCATCAAGAGCAGCAACGACCCTCGGCACGCCATGGAGCTGGTACAGATCTCAGCTAGCTTCTGTCTCCCCAGCACCCCCAAACTGGCTGAGAGGGTACTGCAGGCGTTTGAGCTCTCTGAAGAACAGAA GACTATTCTGTCCGAGCTGGAGGTCTCAACTGAAGTCAGCGAGTGA